A DNA window from Syngnathus typhle isolate RoL2023-S1 ecotype Sweden linkage group LG2, RoL_Styp_1.0, whole genome shotgun sequence contains the following coding sequences:
- the clstn1 gene encoding calsyntenin-1 isoform X4, translated as MRFRRNKLFASNVGLVLALVCALDAAKVNKHKPWIETTYHGIVTENDDKVLLDPPLIALDKDAPLRYAGEICGFRIHGQNVPFEAVVLDKSSGEGIIRAKDKLDCELQKEHTFTIQAYDCGEGPDGANMKKSHKATVHIQVNDLNEYSPVFKEKSYKATVIEGKKYDSILKVEAVDADCSFQFSQICNYEIVTPDVPFTVDKDGFIKNTEKLNYDREHMYKLTVTAYDCGKNRASEDVLVKISVKPTCKPSWQGFNKRIEYEPGTGSLALFPSMHLETCDEPITSIRATVELETNHIGKGCDRDTYSEKSLHKLCGASSGATELLPAPSSSTNWTVGLPTDNGHDSDQVFEFNGTQAIKVPDGLVSTSLKEPFTISVWMRHGPGAHEKETILCNSDKTDMNRHHYSLYVHNCKLILLLRQDPSEAENYKPAEFHWKLDQVCDKEWHHYVLNVEFPTVMLFVDGATFEPFLVTEDYPLHASRIEPQVTIGACWQGGNARMAQFFHGNLAGLMIRSGKLENKKVIDCLYTCKEGLDVQLPEEVASAVKVEFNPNQSSLTVEGDDIDAFDKVMQHISYLNSRQFPTPGIRHLRISTAVKCFNEESCVTMQDAEGYVMVLQPEEPKISLSGIDHFARSAAEFESQEGVTLFPELRIVSTITREVEVDAESEATEGADDDPTVQETVVSEEIMHNLDTCEVTVVGDELNAEHEGLEVDMEQLQQRGLEMSSSHLSLIITGVNTMANYEQVLHLIRYKNWHTEALFDRKFKLVCSELNGRYVSNDFKVEVNVIHTAGTMEHLSSAMVQPNFINPVHQASVDLSGHNLVNAHQASVVPSAATVVIVVCVSFLVFMIILGVFRIRSAHQRTMGDQENGKENEMDWDDSALTITVNPMETYEDQHSSEEEEEEEEESEEGEEEDDITSAESESSEDDEGGEQEDQQGASRQQQLEWDDSTLTY; from the exons TCAATAAGCACAAGCCATGGATCGAGACCACTTACCACGGTATCGTGACAGAGAACGATGACAAAGTGCTGCTGGACCCGCCTTTAATTGCACTGGACAAGGATGCGCCTCTACGCTATGCAG GTGAGATTTGCGGCTTCAGGATCCACGGGCAGAATGTCCCTTTCGAAGCTGTGGTCTTGGACAAGTCTAGTGGCGAGGGGATCATCCGGGCAAAGGACAAGTTAGACTGCGAGCTGCAGAAGGAACACACCTTCACCATTCAAGCATACGACTGCGGAGAGGGACCCGACGGTGCCAACATGAAGAAATCACACAA GGCCACTGTCCACATACAGGTGAACGACCTCAACGAGTACTCGCCGGTGTTCAAAGAGAAGTCTTACAAAGCCACCGtcattgaggggaaaaaatacgACAGCATTCTTAAGGTGGAGGCTGTGGACGCAGACTGCTCTTTCCAGTTCAGTCAGATCTGCAACTATGAAATTGTCACCCCGGATGTGCCCTTCACCGTTGACAAAGATG GCTTCATCAAAAACACAGAGAAACTAAACTACGACCGAGAGCACATGTATAAGCTGACTGTGACCGCTTATGACTGTGGAAAGAACCGTGCCTCTGAGGACGTCCTGGTCAAGATCAGCGTCAAGCCAACTTGCAAACCCAGCTGGCAAG GCTTCAATAAGAGGATTGAATATGAGCCTGGCACAGGCAGCTTGGCTCTTTTCCCCAGCATGCACCTGGAGACCTGCGATGAGCCAATTACCTCCATCAGAGCTACCGTTGAACTAGAAACCAACCATATTGGAAAGGGATGTGACCGTGACACCTACTCTGAGAAGTCCCTGCACAAGCTGTGCG gaGCCAGCTCCGGTGCTACGGAGCTGCTGCCAGCACCCAGCAGCTCCACCAACTGGACGGTTGGACTACCCACCGATAATGGGCACGACAGCGACCAGGTGTTTGAGTTCAATGGCACCCAGGCCATCAAGGTTCCTGACGGCTTGGTGAGCACCAGCCTGAAGGAACCCTTCACCATATCTGTGTGGATGAGACATGGCCCCGGGGCCCATGAGAAGGAGACCATCCTCTGCAACTCTGACAAGACAG ACATGAACAGGCACCACTATTCACTCTACGTGCACAACTGCAAGCTGATCCTTCTCCTCCGTCAAGATCCATCGGAGGCGGAGAACTATAAACCGGCCGAGTTCCACTGGAAACTCGACCAG GTGTGTGACAAAGAGTGGCATCACTATGTGCTGAATGTGGAGTTCCCCACGGTGATGTTGTTTGTGGATGGGGCTACTTTCGAACCCTTCCTGGTCACAGAGGACTACCCACTGCATGCCTCCAGGATTGAGCCTCAGGTCACCATCGGTGCTTGCTGGCAAG GCGGAAACGCACGCATGGCCCAGTTTTTTCACGGAAACCTTGCAGGGCTGATGATTCGCTCGGGCAAGCTGGAGAACAAGAAGGTTATTGACTGTTTGTACACTTGCAAGGAGGGCTTAGATGTGCAGCTGCCTGAGGAGGTCGCTTCCGCGGTTAAG GTGGAGTTTAACCCCAACCAGTCCTCTCTGACTGTCGAGGGGGACGATATTGACGCTTTTGACAAGGTCATGCAGCACATCTCCTACTTGAACTCCCGCCAGTTCCCGACACCCGGCATCAGGCACCTTCGCATCTCCACCGCTGTCAA ATGCTTCAACGAGGAGTCCTGCGTGACCATGCAGGATGCCGAAGGTTACGTCATGGTGCTGCAGCCCGAGGAGCCCAAGATCAGCCTGAGTGGCATTGACCACTTTGCCCGCAGTGCTGCCGAATTTGAGAGCCAAGAAGGCGTGACGCTGTTCCCCGAGCTGCGCATCGTCAGTACCATCACCCGCGAGGTGGAGGTTGACGCCGAGTCTGAAGCCACAGAAGGAGCGGACGATGACCCCACAG TCCAAGAGACGGTGGTGTCTGAGGAGATCATGCACAACCTGGACACGTGCGAAGTGACCGTGGTGGGAGATGAACTGAATGCAGAGCACGAGGGCCTGGAGGTGGACATGGAGCAGCTGCAGCAACGTGGCCTTGAGATGAGCTCCTCCCACCTTAGCCTCATCATCACAG GCGTGAACACTATGGCCAACTACGAGCAAGTCCTACATCTCATCCGTTATAAGAACTGGCACACTGAGGCGCTCTTCGACCGGAAATTCAAACTGGTGTGCTCTGAGCTCAATGGGCGCTACGTCAGCAATGACTTCAAGGTCGAG GTGAACGTAATCCACACGGCCGGCACCATGGAGCATTTGAGCAGTGCCATGGTGCAGCCCAACTTCATCAACCCTGTGCATCAGGCATCCGTGGACTTGTCTGGTCACAACCTGGTCAACGCTCACCAGGCGTCAG TGGTTCCCAGCGCGGCCACCGTCGTTATCGTCGTCTGCGTCAGTTTCCTGGTGTTCATGATCATTCTGGGCGTGTTCCGGATCCGATCCGCACACCAACGCACCATGGGGGACCAGGAGAACGGCAAGGAGAACGAGATGGACTGGGACGACTCAGCCCTCACTATCACCGTCAACCCCATGGAG ACGTACGAAGACCAGCACAgcagtgaggaggaggaggaagaggaggaggagagcgagGAAGGGGAAGAGGAAGACGATATCACGAGCGCCGAGTCGGAGAGCAGCGAGGATGACGAGGGTGGCGAACAGGAAGACCAGCAGGGGGCCAGcagacagcagcagctggaatggGACGACTCCACCCTCACTTACTAG